A single window of Zea mays cultivar B73 chromosome 10, Zm-B73-REFERENCE-NAM-5.0, whole genome shotgun sequence DNA harbors:
- the LOC103640673 gene encoding disease resistance protein RGA5: MELALGAMASLAPKLGDLLMEEYVVQKGLKPDIESLSRELVMMNAALVDASRVPPDQLTEVEKLWARKVRDLSYDMEDAVDDFILRVAGGDDSADDSKFFKKTLATVKDVMSMKKFKDRRQISDKVKDIKKLSNELAELRAKYTVRGVGADLAASTGIDPRVINLYKKETDLVGIEESRDKVIRMLSMGTKDDDAHESHQDLKIVSIVGVGGLGKTTLAKTVHDMLKKQFDCSAFISIGRTPNLNRTFEKMLLELDREHKQVDMARWDLEQFKNELDEFLKDKRYLIVVDDIWDVDSWEAIRYVLKDNNCGSRIIMTTRNSGVVTKVEEVYRLKPLSTENSEKLFYKRIESQEGESLDGELSSKIIHKCGGIPLAIIAIASLLVERSREEWPEVYDKIGLGNEDNTTKIMLYSYYDLPPYLKPCLLQLSIFPEDCFIDTKAVIWMWIGEGLVHLEKEEGSLFEVGERYFKELVNRSMIQPIEEKYHWFVERFCIHDIMFDLICKLSKDEDFITLSGQHSSQSLQSLFNLRSDCKLRRLAVRNQRVQRFPEETMDMPEVLRSLSIIDCNIEVMAPIDSFRVCRVLHIENNYVPISLKHLGKLLHLKFLEIFDTTIDELPREIGHLRSLQTLVLVSTGLDELPVAVCSLTRLMCLIAYGFERLPADRIGNLTSLEELQLHRVVGRSATQDLVAELGKLTRLRVVRITFSEQLEESSQEALVQSLSNLRLLQELVLFSEMPERGSDMWGDWELPRQLRRLIIEGIVFSRQPRWINRSCLPRLYSLYLMVHAVEAQDLDNLARLPELQYLMLFGFSWPPRYTVGPDDFRNLRFCEVGTTFEFRKGAMPRLEVLRFGVCVPFEQFPTKDVIEDLDFDLDNVILLQQVRVKVNCAGATVTQVEEVEAVVMRAVENHANRPTIKMDRVYEQNILSDEEREALVRLFSLNMFVYFNSQLQRHIEKDCCVRTMKDKSDAFFISQLRRYRHLQKAIIFIDCSGASMCEVQKVEAAYRHAAEVHPNHPSIELIRTNTDGMASSSSDHPNTEPRN; encoded by the exons ATGGAGCTCGCCTTGGGGGCCATGGCCAGCTTGGCCCCTAAGCTAGGCGACCTGCTCATGGAGGAGTATGTCGTGCAGAAGGGCCTCAAGCCCGACATCGAGTCTCTCTCCAGGGAGCTTGTGATGATGAACGCCGCTCTCGTCGACGCGTCCCGGGTTCCACCTGACCAGCTCACCGAGGTGGAAAAGCTCTGGGCACGCAAGGTCCGGGACTTGTCGTATGACATGGAGGACGCCGTCGACGATTTCATCTTGCGTGTGGCTGGTGGTGACGACTCTGCCGACGACTCCAAATTCTTCAAGAAGACCCTTGCCACGGTCAAGGACGTGATGTCGATGAAGAAGTTCAAGGATCGGCGCCAGATCTCCGACAAGGTCAAAGACATCAAGAAACTCTCCAACGAGTTAGCTGAACTTCGTGCCAAGTACACGGTAAGGGGTGTGGGTGCTGATCTTGCCGCGAGCACCGGCATCGACCCCCGTGTCATCAATCTGTACAAGAAAGAGACAGATCTCGTTGGCATCGAGGAGTCAAGGGACAAAGTCATTAGGATGCTGTCTATGGGGACCAAAGATGATGATGCACATGAGTCCCATCAGGATCTAAAGATAGTGTCTATAGTCGGGGTTGGAGGACTAGGTAAGACTACTCTAGCCAAAACAGTGCATGACATGCTTAAGAAGCAATTCGACTGTTCGGCTTTTATTTCTATTGGTAGAACTCCTAATCTGAATAGGACATTCGAGAAGATGCTATTGGAACTCGATCGTGAGCATAAACAAGTTGACATGGCCAGATGGGATCTAGAACAATTTAAAAACGAACTGGATGAATTCTTGAAGGACAAGAG GTACTTGATCGTTGTTGATGACATATGGGATGTTGACTCATGGGAAGCGATCAGATATGTCTTGAAGGACAATAATTGTGGAAGTAGAATAATCATGACTACTCGCAATTCCGGGGTTGTCACTAAAGTAGAGGAGGTTTATAGATTAAAACCTCTTTCTACTGAAAACTCCGAGAAATTGTTCTACAAAAGAATAGAGAGTCAGGAAGGAGAAAGCCTTGATGGTGAACTCTCTAGTAAAATCATACATAAATGTGGCGGCATACCATTGGCTATCATTGCAATAGCTAGTTTGTTGGTTGAAAGATCACGTGAGGAGTGGCCAGAAGTGTATGACAAGATTGGTCTTGGGAATGAAGACAATACAACAAAGATAATGTTATACAGCTACTATGATCTGCCTCCTTATCTCAAGCCATGTCTGCTGCAACTAAGCATATTTCCAGAAGATTGTTTCATTGATACAAAAGCTGTGATATGGATGTGGATAGGTGAAGGTCTAGTCCATCTTGAGAAAGAGGAGGGTAGCCTATTTGAggttggagaaagatacttcaagGAGCTGGTGAATAGAAGCATGATCCAGCCGATAGAGGAAAAATATCATTGGTTTGTAGAAAGGTTCTGTATTCACGACATTATGTTTGATCTCATCTGTAAGTTGTCCAAGGATGAAGACTTCATTACCCTTAGCGGGCAACATTCATCTCAGTCACTGCAATCTCTGTTCAATCTGCGGTCAGACTGCAAGCTACGTCGGCTGGCCGTCCGAAATCAACGTGTGCAGCGCTTCCCTGAAGAAACCATGGACATGCCAGAGGTGTTGAGATCACTTAGCATTATAGATTGTAATATTGAGGTTATGGCCCCAATTGATAGCTTCAGGGTTTGCCGTGTGCTGCATATAGAAAACAACTACGTACCCATCAGCCTAAAGCATCTAGGGAAGCTGTTGCATCTCAAGTTCCTAGAGATATTTGACACGACTATTGATGAGCTCCCTAGAGAAATTGGGCATCTGAGGTCTCTTCAGACACTGGTATTAGTCAGTACTGGACTAGACGAGCTGCCAGTGGCTGTTTGCTCGCTTACACGGCTCATGTGTCTGATAGCCTATGGGTTCGAAAGGTTGCCAGCTGACAGGATAGGGAACCTAACGTCCCTGGAGGAGCTACAACTACATAGGGTGGTTGGCCGGAGTGCCACCCAAGACCTAGTGGCAGAGCTTGGCAAGCTGACGAGGTTGAGGGTGGTCAGAATCACCTTCTCAGAGCAGCTAGAGGAGAGCTCGCAAGAAGCATTAGTGCAATCTCTGTCCAATCTGCGGTTACTCCAGGAACTAGTGCTTTTTTCTGAAATGCCAGAGCGGGGAAGCGATATGTGGGGAGACTGGGAGCTACCAAGGCAGCTCCGGCGCCTGATTATTGAAGGCATCGTCTTCTCACGACAGCCTCGATGGATCAACCGCTCCTGTCTGCCACGCCTCTACTCCTTATATCTGATGGTGCACGCTGTTGAAGCACAGGACCTAGATAATCTAGCGAGGTTGCCAGAGCTCCAGTACCTCATGCTATTTGGTTTCAGCTGGCCTCCAAGGTATACTGTTGGCCCAGACGACTTCAGGAATCTAAGGTTCTGCGAAGTGGGCACAACGTTCGAGTTTCGTAAGGGCGCCATGCCAAGGCTTGAAGTGCTGCGATTTGGAGTTTGTGTGCCGTTCGAGCAGTTCCCAACGAAGGATGTGATCGAAGATCTTGACTTCGACCTGGATAACGTCATTTTACTTCAGCAAGTCAGGGTCAAAGTCAACTGTGCAGGTGCTACTGTCACACAAGTGGAGGAGGTGGAGGCCGTGGTCATGCGTGCCGTGGAAAATCATGCCAACCGTCCAACCATAAAAATGGATCGAGTATATGAACAAAATATCCTATCCGACGAAGAGCGGGAGGCTCTGGTGAGGCTGTTCTCTTTGAATATGTTTGTGTACTTCAATTCTCAGCTTCAGCGACACATTGAAAAGGATTGCTGCGTGCGCACGATGAAGGATAAATCTGATGCTTTCTTCATCAGCCAGCTGCGGAGGTATCGACATCTTCAGAAAGCCATTATTTTCATCGACTGTTCGGGTGCCAGCATGTGTGAGGTTCAGAAAGTGGAAGCAGCTTATAGACATGCAGCCGAGGTTCATCCGAACCATCCAAGTATCGAACTTATCAGAACAAACACCGACGGAATGGCCTCCTCCTCATCTGACCATCCCAACACAGAG CCCAGGAATTGA